In Marisediminicola antarctica, one DNA window encodes the following:
- a CDS encoding CPBP family intramembrane glutamic endopeptidase: MPEHENKNEDKNESKTETETENKNKNVPENKREDKNKTKNEPEPEPESRNRIRIWIAGHPLIAFFLLADAISWTLWGLAALGGGQVVFLLGGLGPFAAALIVTATRATAQTWLRSLLVWRVNPVYYTIALLLPVAIYAVINLVLVVLGEVPDLSRLDGLAPAYFGTFVMVATIGGGLEEPGWRGFALPELQRLRSPVSATLILGLAWGIWHVPLYGPLGFIVPLVLAFFYTWLYNRTGSVLVCLLFHGSFTPAQDYLTLVPDAAVVDVVILGTYVAAALALTLATRGRLGLPRAAPESQLPPRHSLPSLL, translated from the coding sequence ATGCCCGAGCACGAAAACAAGAACGAGGATAAGAACGAGTCCAAGACCGAGACCGAGACCGAGAACAAGAACAAGAATGTGCCCGAGAACAAACGCGAGGACAAGAACAAGACCAAGAACGAGCCCGAGCCCGAGCCCGAGAGCAGGAACCGGATCCGCATCTGGATAGCCGGTCACCCCCTCATCGCCTTCTTCCTCCTCGCCGACGCTATCTCGTGGACCCTCTGGGGGCTCGCCGCGCTCGGCGGCGGTCAGGTCGTCTTCCTCCTCGGCGGGCTCGGCCCGTTCGCGGCCGCCCTTATCGTGACCGCGACACGGGCAACGGCGCAAACCTGGCTTCGAAGCCTGCTCGTCTGGCGGGTGAACCCCGTCTACTACACGATCGCCCTGCTTCTGCCGGTCGCAATCTACGCCGTCATCAACCTCGTGCTCGTCGTGCTGGGTGAGGTCCCCGACCTGAGCCGCCTCGACGGGCTCGCACCGGCGTATTTCGGCACCTTTGTGATGGTCGCCACGATCGGCGGCGGACTCGAGGAACCCGGATGGCGCGGCTTCGCCCTCCCCGAACTGCAGCGGCTGCGATCGCCGGTCTCGGCGACCCTTATCCTCGGCCTCGCCTGGGGGATCTGGCATGTTCCGCTCTACGGTCCGCTCGGCTTCATCGTGCCGCTCGTGCTGGCGTTCTTCTACACCTGGCTCTACAACCGCACCGGGAGCGTGCTCGTCTGCCTCCTTTTCCACGGCAGCTTCACTCCTGCGCAGGACTACCTGACCCTCGTTCCGGATGCCGCGGTCGTCGACGTCGTGATCCTCGGCACCTACGTGGCTGCCGCCCTCGCGCTGACCCTGGCGACCCGTGGACGCCTGGGGCTTCCGCGTGCGGCCCCCGAGAGTCAACTTCCTCCCCGGCACTCGCTCCCCTCCCTGCTCTGA
- a CDS encoding helix-turn-helix domain-containing protein encodes MPRFVLAGEVVEGDICRGEPFLFQLAGEQAWYAGTGDVITRTEVLTGWKAARAEAVIHVERILERLPGRESDFLRAMADLPAKERTLTRISNDMGLAKATDAGPTSQRLDSVRGIIERGKPYTFRHRAVEAYLTSDWPDVPAELTSAEAASVLGASRPTLMKLVADGVLASHEVGAHHRFTHTDVADLAEIRRAARVEAFTELRELDEALEEPRPSADPR; translated from the coding sequence ATGCCGCGATTCGTTCTTGCGGGTGAGGTCGTCGAGGGAGACATCTGCCGCGGCGAGCCCTTCCTGTTCCAGCTCGCCGGGGAGCAGGCCTGGTACGCCGGAACGGGCGATGTCATCACCCGCACAGAGGTACTGACTGGCTGGAAAGCCGCCCGCGCCGAGGCAGTGATCCACGTCGAACGCATCCTCGAGCGTCTCCCGGGGCGCGAGAGCGACTTCCTCCGGGCGATGGCTGATCTCCCGGCGAAAGAGCGCACCCTCACCCGCATCTCCAACGACATGGGTCTGGCCAAGGCCACCGACGCAGGCCCCACCTCGCAGCGGCTGGACTCCGTGCGCGGGATCATCGAGCGCGGCAAGCCGTACACATTCCGCCACCGCGCTGTTGAGGCGTACCTCACCAGCGACTGGCCGGACGTCCCGGCCGAGTTGACCTCCGCCGAGGCCGCGAGCGTCCTCGGAGCATCGCGCCCGACGCTGATGAAGCTGGTCGCAGACGGCGTGCTCGCCTCACACGAGGTGGGCGCGCATCACCGGTTCACGCACACGGATGTCGCCGACCTCGCCGAGATCCGCCGGGCGGCCCGGGTGGAGGCCTTCACCGAGCTGCGTGAGCTGGACGAGGCTCTCGAGGAGCCGCGACCATCCGCTGATCCACGATGA